Sequence from the Pecten maximus chromosome 8, xPecMax1.1, whole genome shotgun sequence genome:
CGTACATTTTGTCTCGTTCTTatgactttttatctcgttcgtacaACTTAATTTTCACGTTTCTACGACATCTGATCTCGTTCGTTCGACTTCAATTTATTTTTCCTCTAAAACGGCACGAATAAGCTTTCGTAATTTTGTATAGACATAAGATAATTATGGTTATTGgtggtggggggagggggggggggatctaAAGGCTAGGAAAGCTAAGGTTTTGagaataaatattaaatatatcacgAAAATAAACTTCAGCTAaagtatatataagatatcgttCGGCCGAATGAGGGTCCTTCCCAAATTGCTATACCCTGACTAACATCAACTGTATCAGTGAATCAACACACTCTTTTATACATACTTATATTACAGGATTGTCCCTTCCATCCAGATTGACAGCCACTTGTGTTACAAACACCAGTTACAGGATCACATCCGAGTAATAGGCAGCGACACATCTCTGAACAGTTAGTACCGAATAACTCAAGTCCacatactgtaaacaatattgcgctatatataagtttacatttgtaaatatatgtgccTTTGAAATGTTCCAGCAATCAAAAGTAACAAAAGTGATTTCAGTGATAatgtgtaaaataaacaaatgtatacGTGAGACGAAAAGTATTTTTAGAGTTAAGAATTAAGGAGCTCTTGACAATTATGAAAACAAATCCTATCGAACTCCAACGCGAATATTTGAATCAATACCTTGACTGCACGAATTTCCAGTCCATCCATCTTCACAACCTTCTGTCTGGTTTGTACAGATTCCAGTTACCGGGTCACAACCTGAACATCTGCAGTGACATCTGGAGGAACAGGAATTACCGAATGTTCCAATTCTGCACGCTGTTTCAAAGAAGAAAATATAGATGATACTGACATATACAAAAGTTATTATCCATAGAAAAGATGCCAAATACTGTAAAAGAAAGGAAAGTTTATATATGAAGTATTgaggacatacatgtatagggaacaaccaaccaattgaaaaaatagagtTTTGAAACATGTGTTTaaaaagttgagccaaggataaaatgtctggcagccactgattggccagtatgttatgaaggaagaaaatagatatgtagcctgataggtaactatccataagaaatgttgatataaattctgttgaattttttccccaaaagttcaggtaataataattaacaggtaaacatttcagattttagagattttttactgcgaaattcacccattttaaaaatttgagctgaaggaccgAACGTTTTTTTGATtatgtgttatatgagaccctaaacttttgttataaaccataattgtcatattgaattcaagaatttgaatgaaatactccaaaacgttaacactaaagtctatggaaaagcaattggttggttggtccctataaaGAGAACTCTTTGTGTAGTGATCTTCACATATCGAGAAAATAAGGGAGTGATATTATTATGATTACCAGTTCTTTTCAGAAGATAGTCATACCTTGGTAACAGCTATCTCCCGTCCATCCTTCCAGACAATCCCCTGGAGTTTTACACACTCCACTTACTGGGTTGCAGCCGGAGGACCTACAGTGGCAGGTGTTTGAACAGGATTCGCCAAAGGTTTGATATCCACATGCTAGTGTAAATTTAACGGGTAAAATATAGGATATAAGGTATCAATGCTGATAGTTTACCGAATCAGTACTAATAGCAGGGGCTACACCAGTATTGATTACAAATTGGTCTTTGTAGTTGGCTGATAGAGATTTGTGTATGCAAAAGTATATTCAAACATCAATTAGTTCATTTTCTTTGTGTCATATAGTTAGCGAAGCATCTTAATACAGAATCATTATAAGCTATGATTCCATAACTAAAGGAGAGAATGGCATAGTTTTGCAGTTGTGAATATAACTGACAAAGTTTTAAATACCTTTGTCACATCTATCCCCTGTCCATCCATCAGAACATCCTGCCGACTGATTTGTACATACACCGGTGACCGGGTTACAACCGGAGATTTTGCAGTAGCATCTAGAAGAACAGGACTGACCAAAAGTCCCTTCGCCACATCCTGTCATATAGACCATGACTATGGTGATGATTCTGTTTTACATAGTTGTCCTTTTTGTTGCaataatttatcattattttgtatgttatattcaGACAGTAAACTTGctatttttaatcatttatcagAGGTCATGCAGAAATATGTTCAAGGttaatgtttgtttgttcgctgggtttatcgccccatgaacagccatgATTATTTTGAAGCGGGGTCTCcgtgtagtagctggtgacgACCTCACTGAACTACGTACGGGAGACCCGTCACATGCCACCCAGAGCTATTAGcgtaaagtgtcttgccaaaggacacaaTCACGACAGCTtccagagaaacacaaaccgacacgggttTGAAGCGTCAAACCACTACCTCGATCTTCACCTGCTATTAATCTACTGTGCTATCGCGGCCCCttgttttaaattaacaaatacaatgtGGATACATCCTTTTCGTTTAGCTAatataaagataatatttatttattacaatttatatatcgaaaattattccttctataaaagtgatatttttcactagttttttctgattttaccaatcagaacactgcttacaaacaacAATGGGAAAAATACGATTTGCAAATAGCTCTccgtcatgttatatgacgtcataatgaaaGATAGcatacataacgtcacgatttggcgtacatttgtgagcTGTTGATAGAGTGatgaattctgggagagattgagctgcctcggtataACTTGCTATGAAATGTAATATACAGAATATCTACGAATATCTATGATGAATACACAAAAATacagtttgttattgtttttagaCTACGACGAAGAACTTGGAAATTTATATctttttatatatcatgtgatattttattatatttgcTTTGCATTTCCTCAGCTTGATAGGTCAATCTAGGCTGTTTGAGGATAAAGATAAGCATAATTAACGgcaattttcaaattataaatacatttaccCTGTGCACAAGATGTTCCTCGCCACCCAGGTAAACAGATCCCACCTGTACATATGCCAGTTGTACCGTCACATCCGGGTATCTCACAGTGACAAATCTGGCTGCATGAAGGGCCGAAAGTTCCTTCTTCACATGCTATGGAAAATATTGAATGATGATGTTCAAGCCGTTTCGATaccaattttgatatttatccGGAAAAGAATATTACAATATCATCAAAAGACAACCTGTGTCATTGAGTTACTTAATATATGGGTTGCTTATAGGTAGGAATTTAATTGTGTCATTTCCGCCCCTTTCGTTTACGTATTTTGTAACTTTCCTTCTAGgatttaacatttttttgtcTACAATATTCTTGATAGATGGAATGATGCTAATTCACATTTCCGAAAATATGTGATTTATAactaaaacaacagagaatgtTGACATAGTTATGAAACTGTAAATCTAGCAGAGTTGTTTTGAAGGTTTTTCGCGATTTATCATTTCTTCAAAATAGCGAAGAATAAAAGAATCTATTTTAAAATGGCTGAAACACGTAAACAGCAGATCTGCAGCTTGTATTGAATACAGTCAAATCTGCTCTAATAACCTCCTGTGTATAACAAAATTccgtcaatatatatatgtttgcgTCTCtatcatatcatattttatCTCGCATCAAAAAAATGTGTCCGGATTTTTTTTCTGGCCATCATAAAatatccccctatagtatttgtatccccctatgACGTGGTATTTGATTCATTATAACTTTAAAGGGAATATATTAGTGGGACAGACAGGAAATGGAGCATATACACCAAGACATGTGTCAAGGGAACTGTTAAGGTAGTAAATTGTACATTGTCTGGAGTTTTTACATAATAGGAGGTGTTGAGATGCGGGTAGAGGAGTATGTCTCTTACCTATGTCAGCTGACCACAGTATGCAGCATACTgaacaatttttatttcatttggttATCTACTTCGAGGTtggtatacaatatactatACTTGAGTGTACTTGCTagtgttatacagtaaatggtgtcaattaaactttaaaatcaATTTGAGTTCTTCCagtgtataatttatatacttGCACAGTATTAGTAACTATGATGAGTGTAGTCTACGTTTTCTTTCTGGGAATTTGCTTTTACAATCCTATCTACCGTACATAACAAGTGTAAACGCATCCATTAGTTTTAATGTGAACTTGCCAACTGTATATCATAAATCATTCAATTATATGTTAATTTTAAGATGAATTCCAGGTCTGTTAAAATGCACttctttatatatttcaccTAATACAAAATGTTGCCGCGAGTTCTTAGCTGGGGACGCAACCATGAGTTTagtcaaagaaaaaatattaaaaaaaaacaacaaacaaacaaataaaaaatgataataatttacaCAACCCCATAAAACAAATATGACAAAAGCCATCATAAAATTATCCGGGGAGACTATGAAATATCAAGGTTGCTACAAATATGATAgctatcataaaaaaaatccggATCAAGAATTACTGAAATCGGTGAATGATCGACAAGGTATAGATGATGTTCAATTGGCAGAAACCAAAAAAGTCACATTGCTTTAGGTAATTCAAGTAAAaaacaaattcaacaaataCCCTTCACTTGCAAATCATCCTCGTAAAGATAAACCTTCTAACTGCATGCATATGATAAGTAGATATTACCAGCTTAGTCGCTATATAGACACATAACTGCCTCTAGACTAGTTGTTATGTAACAATACCTGAATAGGTGTAATCGATCACCATGACAGGTACCCATGTTATCCACATGGCCAACTGGCTTtttaattactgtatacctgaCGCATCACAAAATATAGGTAAATCAAAGTTTAAGGTAATCATGGGAAATACAAATAACATGGGGGATACTTTTATGATGGGCAAAATATATCCCCATATACTGTTTAGATGGGCAAAAAAGTATTCTGTTACTATTCTAATGGGGATACCAATTTGATATGACATCCCCATTGTAACACAATGCGCTTTAATGGAACGTTAATGTAAACCATCCTGCCAATAACGACAATGATCTCTGATGATGTCGGCCGTTTTCATAGACAGGTTAATATTACCTTGATCACATCGAGCTCCAGTCCATCCATCCAAACATCCGCTCGGTTGATGTATACAATTACCCGTTACATGGTCACACTCAGATGACCTGCAGTGGCACTTGGAGGAGCAAAACTGTCCAAAACTTCCTTGTTCACATCCTGTAAAATATCCATCTATAATACATTGCTGTGTCATAAGAATTTTTTATCACAAAGcttatataatgaaatattgattgtCTTTAAAGCTCTATAAATTGATCACAAAATTTGTGACACAATCGTAAATAATTATGCCATCTGGACACTGACACACGGTGTACACCACCAAATGTAGGGCCAATGTAGTTGTGTAAACTGCCAAGGAAATGGGAAAGTAAAATCGTTCGAATTCTTGTTTTCGCGTAATCTCTATTTGATAATCAGTTGATAACGTCTTTAACGGAAAGTATTCATAAGttaatacatttgtttgtttttaaggGTTTAATATCCTCGCAGCATCCAAGGTTGTCAAGGAAAGAAAATCGTAGAAAAACTAACAGTGATAAAAGAAAGGAAATAGTTGCGATGCGTGCAGAAGGTCTGCTTTGATTTTCCAATACCCCTTAAATAGAAGCCACAGAAAGAAATCCCTTATTCTTCGGGAGCTCCACTTTAAGTCACCTTCTACTACGATTATGTATTAAAAGTCATGGGCTTAAAATTGATTAAGTTACTTATAGTCATTGtggttgtttattttttttaaatgatatcgTGTTAGAAACTTGTATATTCACGTTCCGGATTAGGGTAATGTTATCGATGGGCATGGTCAACGGTACAGGTATGCCACATTGTTTGGTAGACGGCCTTCGAACAGATTAGAACTGTAACACAAAGATATCGATAGAATTAGGCAGCAGTAGTTTAAGTTAATGATAATCAGGCACACCGGGTGTTTGGACACATGTAGTTGACAGAGAGGATAAACAGACGGTGGTTTTGTAGTTTTAGGGCACAGACAGTCAGAGAGGCAGCGGAGAGGAGAAGCCCTTCGTACACAAAAGAGTGTCTCCGGACAAACGAATCCACCGGGACCAGTCATGATAGACAGAGTATTATGTTAACAGAAGATACGATACGATCATTGTGTGTTTGAAACCAGACTGTGGTACATGTGCGTGTACATGAATTGACATTGAACTTTAACAGTGTCTGCTATCAACTGTTATGCAAGCGTTCACGCCTAGTTGTGTAACACATGCAGTGAGAGTGGAATACAGCCGACCTTATTCTAGTGCTATTTTATGTCACACGAACTGAATACACTGGATAAACCGACCTTCCTTCCTGGGGGAGAAGGGAGTGATATACAGCCGAACTATTATTTCTCCGCTCCTGGACGGTTTAGATAGAGCAAGTATTGGATAGAATTATGAAAAATTCCATTTGCTCTACATTGTCACTATACAAcctaacaaacaaaaaagaaagttACCTGATCATAATTCTCACATAACTCCCACATGTTTGTTATGCGGTCACTGAATGACGTCATTTCCTCTGACGTCACTGTATTAGGTGTTTTGTGACATCACGATAATTTGTGCTAccagattaaaaaaacaacctCGATTGCTGAATGTTACTTGCTTGTTTATGTTGTATAAATGCTTATCCTAACGATtagatttatttattaaaatattgaaattgaattgatgCATTTTTTTGAATTATAGGACAATAATGTTCAAAGAAGGCAGATTAATGCTtggatatagaaatatatatttcaaaatattctgGTACATCAACCGTTTATAGCTGATTTCCAATAGATGTAAAATGTGGCTaatcaaaaataattacaatgttgCAAACCTAATTTGTAGCGAATTAAAGTGGACTGACAGCTACAACTTTTGACTATATTTGAAACCCTCGTAAATACTCCTTTTATAAATATTCTAAATACTAAATATTTCCCTGATCATTAGATAAAGGAACAATTATTTTTGGTTATATGAATCAAATTATTCATCAAACTATAATTCTGTTGTCAATGAAAAATATTCCTTTGATTCAGCAGCACAGAGTTAAACCAATCTACTAATTTGTCCACCACATATCCACATCGCAAACAGCCTCCAGTGTTCTAGCCCTATCCAGTAGTTTGCTTAATGCAatatgatacagtacagtatgtcTGAAAGCCATAGGTTTGATGAGAATAACACTTCTCTTTTTTGTCCCCTAGATCGAGAGTAGCTGTTTTTGATGTCGGTTCTATCTGTATGaacatattattttgtttgcGAATTAAGGATGGAGTGTCTGTTTGCATTGAACTTTTGATAATGATTATGTTTAGGATTATGAGGATGCAAATGCGGGAAACATT
This genomic interval carries:
- the LOC117332164 gene encoding multiple epidermal growth factor-like domains protein 10 gives rise to the protein MDNTDRRDTQATEGRRPVLDLPPEHNRVDPEPSDHDFDVKAREILLEALEAVGLDKTLFGVHSLKSGGPTAAAAAGVSDRLFKKHGRWKNVRLVDGPTQNQGRVEIYNNGQWGTVCDDEFETDEARAVCNELGYRYGTAFERSHFGNGDGEIFVDNLDCSDRSSGPNQLRLGGILCNFNGWGDHNCNHREDAGVVCEGCEQGSFGQFCSSKCHCRSSECDHVTGNCIHQPSGCLDGWTGARCDQACEEGTFGPSCSQICHCEIPGCDGTTGICTGGICLPGWRGTSCAQGCGEGTFGQSCSSRCYCKISGCNPVTGVCTNQSAGCSDGWTGDRCDKACGYQTFGESCSNTCHCRSSGCNPVSGVCKTPGDCLEGWTGDSCYQACRIGTFGNSCSSRCHCRCSGCDPVTGICTNQTEGCEDGWTGNSCSQVCGLELFGTNCSEMCRCLLLGCDPVTGVCNTSGCQSGWKGQSCNISFKMERPVNSPEPLGNSFVIPVALLSVLLAASIAIKIGLYITRRGKPISKTDQDPCISNISRRQLESSVTSESDYED